The window ctaatatgaaacggagcaaatattccgagaatgggacgtacgcattttcggagatttgtggcggagaatccgcgcacggagagaaggaaagttttttttttaaattcaccataaatctaaatattgtgctagagacttcaaatttgtttcaagatgaagataaatgactgaatattactacactgtaagagttttagcttacaattgcgtttttcgaccattttggtagtcaaagttgaccgaacatgttttttgtctatttatcgtgatttatatgcaaatatttcaaaaatgagaaaagctacaaccttcaattattttttgttgtattctacataaaattgcgcacatttccatatataaaactttatgtaacggctaatttaaaatggtgcaaacattaccacaatcgctcgtatgattttttcggaagagttaccgcgcggacgtaaagaaaatgttatttttttcataaattcaccataaatcgaaatattatgctagagacttccaatttgttgcaaaatgaaggtaaatgcttgaatattactagaatataagcgttttagcttacaattgcgtttttcgaccatttcggtagagtcaaagttgaccaaaggttgaaaatttgtcacttatcattttttatatgaaaatatttcaaaactgataaaagctacaaccatgggttgtttttagttgtattgtgcatgaaattgcacatatttccatatataaaactttatgtaacggctaattttaaaatggtgcaaacattaccacaatcgcatgtatgatttttttcggaagagttacagcgagacgtaaggaaaaagttttttcataaattcaccataaatcgaaatattgtgctagagactttcaattagttgcaaacaatattactaaaatataagagttttagcttacaattgtgttttttgaccattttggtagagtcaaagttgaccaaaggttgaaattttggcacttatcgttatttatataaaaatatctcaaaactgataaaagctacaatcatgagtattttttgttgtattctacataaaaatgcgcacattttcatatataatactccatgtaacggctaatttaaaattgtacaaaaattatgtcaaagtgacgaaataatttccgagatgtgtcacagatactttttagtgcggaaAGAaataaattcgcgcttgcgtaacgattgtaaacaaaacaacactttgatccgtgaactcccagcatcccccaaggcgcgtgattcaaaagttttcggctggttggcctataagtatttttctgcgaatttaaaaaaaaaaaattttgagtcgacgtaaaatacgtccattcggcatacgggagacattttgactcgacgtttaatacgtctattcggcgtttaagggttaactgcttGGTCTCAGACCCGCTCCTGGATTATATGTAGGCCTGGTACTTGGAATCCAATATCCGACAGACTATGAGGAGGACAGGCCTCAACTCTGTAGGTCCGGCCGGACTGGAGGGCTACGTATGAACGTAGGCAGCTACATTATATTGCCAAAAATGAGGACCGAGCTATAGCAGATTTGATGCAAAACTCTGGTGGCGGATGTGAGGGTGAGTCATTCTCCATCAGCACCACAAGGGTTCGGAGCTGTTCACTGTACGATCCCTCAAGGCTTAGCTCCCCTGAAGTCTCATTTCTCCCTGTCCTAGCCACTGGCTGTGGAATAGGTGGAGGTGGCGGGTCAGGGGAAGGTAATTCCATAACTGACGTTGCCTACCTATACTGAGGAAGGGGTAGGAGCAAGGGTCTTACCCCAATTCCACTGTTGGAGGAGCTGGAGAAAGAGACAACGGGGCGGCAGAGCCAAATATGTACTCCCTGAAGCTGTCCGTCATCTGGCGGGGGCTATAGCTCAGAGTCGTATATCCCTCACCCCCTCATACCCGTCCCTCCTCCCTCCACTTATGTGAAACTCAAGTGGACATTCCTCACTAAGAGGACCAGTACCGTGAGTTATAATGGTTCGGCTGGGCCAAACCTAGtagtgggtgggagggggggagtcGGTTGAGAACGTCTGGCTCCCTGTCTGATCAGAGGTGGGCACCTATTAGCAGTTGGAACAGCAACCGGTTGGTGCGGCCACTCATTAGCGGTTGTGTAGGCTACCACTGTAGGGGTGGTAGTGTGACTGGGCCCATGGCCTGTCGTGGTTGGTACAACAACCGATTGGGGTGGCCCTCGATCGAAAGATATAGCCTACGACTAAGGACGAATATTAGCCAGACcttttacagtacagtaatacagtATAGCATAATGAAGATAATGGATATGCATCAGATTTATAATGAGGTATTATGGAAGAGTTGCAAGTGGtccttatatacctatatatattgcaaaattaaCCAATATGGATATAACTGACTAACCAAGTTCTCTAGCGACGTGGAACGTCAGGTAAATCTTCATCTAAGCTACCATTATGCGGATAGTACTCTCAACTAAACCTACCAAAATCGAATTTATACAATTCAGACTGGCCAGGAGGATAAATTCCACTCAGTTAAGGACAGTTAGCCTACTTTATTAATATAGTTGGGCTGAACTGATGGGTGGCAACTCTTCCACCTCTTCAGTGATTAATGAATaggtatatttgcatatatttatttacgaaattaataataattcatgcaaaTTACGTTGGTGAGAGGGAACGagttactaactctctctctctctcacctaccaTAAATAATAGACTGCGTGGTCtatcaatgatgataataacattaCCGTTATGTCAAGATCACTTGGACGCGTTCACGaattggggaggggaggggagggggtggatgCGAACGTTCTTAGTCTAGTCCCCAGACTTGCCCCAGCGTATGTCGTGAACGCGTTCGATATTTCTACGACATAACAAACcaataatagtaagaaaaataCATTAGAACACAGGAATTAGGTACTTTTATAAGCAAAAAACATcggatttattcttatttaaaacTAAAACATTGTACCTAAATCCCACGCGTTCTTTCTCCTGATACCAAAATGGCGGGGGGGACGCCACCTTCCCCGCAATACTTTCTACGAGGCCGAAGCATATAATCtatgaaaaacagaaattggggtactcaactttggTGCGGTGGACATCTCAGCTGAAGCCATCACTAAAAAGCACTTAGATATGCGAAAAGGTACGAGCAAGCAAAAAACGCGTCGTAGTCTCACAAAATCTAAAAACAGGATTGAAGATGGattgagagggattttggaaaggaaacctctagttggcaggagacctgtgaatagtggtttcCGCTCActttgtactttatacccgacacccttAGGGTGCttgcgcgagggtagtaacctcagtataccatgctagcttttttctctggtatatttagaacctatttatactagaaaagtggatagcaggatccttttcaccggcgaacacaggtcgacccagaaatgaaattttcataggtATACCAATATAAACCTTATATCATATCTACCATTGCAGCCACCCCTCTTTGTTCATCAGGCCAAAACAAGAAGTGCTTGGTGATGGCATATGAGTGAGGGGAATTCCCTTGCTCACTCTTCTCAACCACCAGTTAACCCATTTCAAACATGCACTGAAAGATACTCCTTcataaaaagctctgaaaaaaatgtcatatttgaagAAATGTAGCAGCACATACCTCCCAAGACTGTCATCAGCTACTCTTGTATTATCCACAATAACAatcagtgaaactaatttgaaaactttcatctctcttcaaattactactcaattcacctttactattttttcttcttattatctacTGCTTCTGTGGATAATATGGTGTTATGTATGGGTGGGTATTATGGATCcgaagatctcagagacaatgttacagtgtcgaaatatcctggaaagggttcgactcaatgttacggcctctgagagaggtccccttcaggttcgatataaaataataaaaaaaaatatatatcaacacaaacagttgaaactggggatacgaatatagaaagaaacactaacacaacaaaggtttatttacaagcttactaacaaaggtaaatgcagaatggtatctcctatttacataaaacgatagaatcttacactgcatgaactgggggaacagtgacacaattcaaatacttgcaggccagtttagtgactcgaagcagtggcttcacaaaaggagaatggcgaaagcggacgtcctcttgactccgtattgcaggaactagtctaatcgtaaggcaggaaatccccccttttcttctccgaagtctgttcaacgtagagacaaccggccgtccacacctgaagacgactagaccaatatccaaccaactctcgaacaactctccttttgattgatacttcgtcggttcctccgtctctagtctctctctgacgatcactgctgctgatctctcactgataatctgatctgtggctctgtgactaactggtgatctttctcttttacaatctcttccttctacgatcactctctaattctcctcctcctgctacttcctccgtcgtatttatacggcatcctgggggcggagcctatggcgagcgtcacagactcccgaggtttctagacattcttagatgaatctagacgaggtattgcatcagaaatcgcggcgttcctcatgTAACGTTGGCGCGTTTTtacgctccacaacacgcccgacgattccagaaaaacCGCGAAGACAGGCGCCTcgaacacgggcgcgaaagcctccttactgccgaacttctcgaaaaggCGTTCTCctttcatttaacttcttttgctatgaagcaattaccatcacagtggTTCACATAAAATTAAGCATTTGCTGCGTACTGTACCCTTCCTGCTGTTACCCCACAAAACTCTTATGCTGGTCTCTTGCATTTTCTATTCTTGGCCTTTGATTTGTTAATAAGATATGTTCATAAGTAATTTGTATTGTAATGTCAAGCTAAGAAGGTTTACAGATGCGAGGTGGTGGGCGTCgatattaagggggccggccggaacccctatatatggaggtatagggcgaaaaatgcaaagtcatgaaaaaattcatggagcttcatatggcaattgagaatacgtatatgaaatatttcgtcaaaattcctcttactttcgtagttacagggtaattagttaacgtaactcaataagcctaaaacattgatccgtacaagaaaatgcaatatttcttctattatcgtaaattttgataattattgttaaagaaattgggagaaatggcatctgtagacattccccgcgtcgagaaggagacttcaggctcagctaccaagtccagtcatgatttagtgcgatcacagatgTCAaatagtctacacgttccatttcatctctgacatttgcttgcttttacgtatgtttatgaatgtttcggcaataatttcatcatgccaatgaggaaaagacaaggaaaacatctcgctaacatacagacgaagaaaaatcgctcaagtattattacagagtatcataatatacgcgtagttagtgaagagagagggaagggttGCGTAGTATGGGTTGCTTAGTAACgtccccgtcttgcctgacagcacacgtcacactgtgcccaaggctacgatctttgagcaaagagatcttcatttatgacaaataacaaagttttggttttttagtacccaaaatggaatatgaaattcataataatcatgatttattaaattgtctttgtaaaaaaagagtacaccttcgagttttacctctgacattctcttgcatttacgtttatttatctttgtttcgggcaagaatttcatcatcccaaagaggaaaatacaaggaaaacatctcgctaacatacagaataagaaaatttgctgtaataagccgagttagtgaaggggagagagagaattgtgtaggaaggagtgccccatcttgcctcaagcagtgccccaggctgcgatatatgagcaaagggatcatcatttatgattaaattatgataaataaaatagtttttgtttattaatacacaaaaaagaaatacacattcataataatcattatttattaacactgtctttatagaaatacgaaggaaaactttgaaagcccgtatctcaaaactatacttattgaccttcaaaatctatcttctcacttagttttaaagctataacattggaatttggtatataactcagaaagactttatagaacaatcaaatttagcccttttttacaatttttgcttcgtctttttttttataaatttttttctcctgatttatagggtttatttttttttaccatattgaaaaaatcatatctagcaaaaaaatgacttttagaaaaaaaactctccatttgattggaggtctacatcaggtctatatatggtagtaatcccaggtcttaatattaaatctCAAGGGATgagatagaatttaaaaaatggttattttttagataaatcgccctggcgtcacaaaaccgaaggtcagaggcgaaaatcatatgcggtttggagatgtcccaagtcacctcattaagtggtatgaatatcaaagtcctgtccttaaaaaatggcattagccggccggcccccttaactgtTAATCTGTTGTTGCATTGTTGCCTCAGGAATGTTTTAATGCTGTGTCTGGACAACGTTTGGTAGGATTGTATTCATGTTTGGATAGAACTATCAAATGCATGCTTTGTTAATCGGCCTGAGACCTTTATGGGAACCTGAATTGAATTTGATCTATTATTTTGCTGCTTCAGTTCTGGCATTATGTTTCCTAACTCTGTGTTGCATtctttgatttcagattctccctcagaagaaccttccttccttcgtcagtTTTGATTAGCATCAGGATTTTGGGAAATGCATGTTGTTTAATGGTACTACATGGAACATTACCAATAGCAACTCTTAAAGTGTTTGAGACAACAGTGAATTATTGTACGtgtatttaacaaatttaaacaatAAGTAAAAGTTTTTTTGAATATTAGATTCATACATCAGCAGTGAAATCTGGTTATAGTCCTTCAAGACattgaatttcatttttaacAGATTTGTTGAGcaattatttgtaaacaattcTGTGATAAGAGTTGTGAATTAAAAATATTGTCATTACAGAACGGGACAGGACAtaaggctaaaatgaatccagaatattctttagaatttcctttgaaaagtgaaactgaaggtgcattatcactgccttccataaatcaagaaaacagcaaCATGGCTGCCTTTAGTGTAACCAGTGATGGagactttttgtctctggatccattgatggatatcaaaatagagccagaggaattctgtgagtctaatgaagatgatgcatattcatatgaaatgaattcaacagtgaatgaaaaacatccacaaacttgcaaaaaggaagtaaaacaagaaagaaggaatagtcaCAATGGAAAGAAGCCTTTCAGATCAACTGACTGTGagaaaacattttataataaaattaatcttacaaatgatatcacaaatcctactagagagaaattcatatgcaatgactgtgggaaagcatttcccaGGAAAAATAGTCTTACACGTCATATGAGAATCAATaccggagagaagccattcatgtgtaaagactgtgggaaagcattttcacGCAAACCACATCTTACACATAATATGAGAtcgcatactggagagaagccattcatgtgtaAAGAATGTAAGAAAGCGTTTTCCCAGAAACCACAtcttacaattcatatgagaaCCCACACCGGAGAGAAGCCATTCGTGTGcaacgaatgtgggaaagcattttccaagAAACGAGATCTTACacgtcatatgagaatccataccggagagaagccattcatgtgtaaagaatgtgggaaagcgttttcccagaaaccacatcttacaattcatatgagaaCCCACaccggagagaagccattcatgtgcaacgaatgtgggaaagcattttccgaGAAACCAGATCTTACacgtcatatgagattgcatactggagagaatcatccattcatatgcaaggaatgtgggaaaggatTTGCCCGCAAACCAGATCTTACacgtcatatgagattgcatactggagagaagccatatatgtgcaaggaatgtgggaaaggatTTTCCCGGAAATCAAATCTTACAaatcatatgagaatccataccggagagaagccattcatgtgcaatgaatgcaggaaagcattttcccagaaatcaagtcttacacttcatatgagattgcatactggtgagaagccattcatgtgcaacgaatgtgggaaagcattttcccggaAATCAAGTCTTACAAATCATATGAGGTTGCACtctggagaagaaaaagaaacaacatgataaaataaaccatttaagggcagagatctctcaaatgaccaactatatgagagatcaaaatcactcacaaaatctgctcaagaaattaaggaaaatgacaaaaaactACAGAATATGGAATGAACAAATCAGTTGAAAACTGGCGGAACACCAAGCCAATATAAAGGCCCTAGCTtcacaaataggaaacaaacaacagaagataaaagTAAATTAGATAAATATGCAGTTTGGTGAAAATTCAAAGATTGTATAGGAAGATGATGAAAGAAACAGTGGAGGTATGAACACAACTGCAAGGAAGACCTAGAGAGATTTTGGAAGCCACTGTTTGAAAACCCTAGACAACACCTGGATATTCAAATGTATGGAATTAGACAACATCAATGAGGAAATAAGATCTTTCTTGGCAGCTCAGATGAGTAAGTGGAGGACCACTCTCTGTCTAAAACACTCTGAGGGCCAGATAGTAATTCCAGACATAAAAATCCAAAGAGGAATATTCCAAGGTGACAGCCTCTCACCACTTCTATTCTGCTTGACCATAGATCCGCttagtaaaatcttgaacaacattaacactggctatgacctaagcaaaagcagaagcagaaaagagaatgaaagattGAACCACCTGCTCTTCATGGATGACCTGAAGTTGTTTGCAGATTCAGGAGAAAAATTGGAAGAATTAGTTAGGACAGTCTACCAATTCTCAAATGACACCTGCATGGAATTTGGGTTGGACAAGTGTGCCAAGAGTACAATAAAGAGAGGGAAGAAAGTAATATCAGAAGGCATAAAGGTAGAGGAAGGCATGTTTGTTGAAGACCTGGCAGAGGAGTCTGCATATAAGAACTTGGGAATAGAAGAAAACACTGGTATAGAacacaagaaaaagagagaaaagataaagaaaaaatacatcagccacttaaaGAAGACCTGTAGTTCAGAACTAACACCAAAGGACAAGATCACTACCATAAACCAGCTGGCAATACCATTGGTGACATGGTTTTGGCATTGTAGACTGGCCACAAGGTGAGTTTGACAGGAGGGACATTAAGACCAAGAAGATTCTCACCCTACATAAATATCTCCCTCACAGAGAAGGTGGATTATGCCTACAGAGCAGCAATAATAAGTCAAGGGTAGTACTTCAAAAGCTCTGAGGATGAAAACATCAAAAAGGTTGCCCAACACCACAGGCTAAGAACTTTGCAGATCTGCTAGAAGACAGAGGGTGCTGAGCAGACTCCAGCAAAAACGATAGCCAGGAAGACCAGGCAGAAATACAGTCACAGAGCAAGAACTGGAAAAATAGTTGAACAGACAAAGAAGAATCACTTAGATGGATAAGAAATGGAGATCTAGGTTATGATGGAGAAATTCTGATAATAGGAACACAAAATTAAGACCTAAAAAACAGCTTCAAGAAAATGGCAAGTATATCAGGGAGTGACCAGTGTAGGTTTTATCATGCAGCGGTTTAGAGTACGAATCATCTGATATCAGCCTGCCAGACCCTGCTTGCAGATGGTCACTACACAGCCCGCCACAacaatatctgtaaatatatagatTGGAAAATACATGAAGAATACAGAAttgaagtgaaagaaaaagtgTGGGAGCATGAACCAGATCCAATCACCTCCAATAGGGCCGTTACCATcttttatgacaaggaaattCCAACAGGAAGATATAGAGAAGGAGGTGCTATAAAACCTGATATTGTGACCTGGAACAAGGAGgaaaaaacagcaaagattataGGTGCGACACTACGcagtgactttggcctcaatagagttgaaaggcataaaataacaaaataccatgACCTACAGAACGACCTGAAAAGTacatgggaactgaaggaaatagaaatagTACCTGTGGTGGTAGGGCAataagacttataaagaaaaacctgAGCAATATCTTCAGGCAATATCAAGTTACCCAagtataaatgaggtgcagattGCTGCCCTCATAGGAACGGTAAACACCTTGAAAAGAGCCCTCTGATATGAGGCTAGTGGAACATAGAGGTGCAACCATAGACCCCAGGCTGGAGCccattgcacccctgatataaaccaaaaattaagaataacagaagccagagagagaagccattcatgtgtaAGAATGTGGAAAGGAATTTTACAGGAAACATCTTATAATGCAAATGAGAATTCACACTTGAAAGTAGCCACTTTCAGTAAACCCTCAATTATCTGCTGCAATATATATCCAAGGCTCTTGTGGAAATTGGAAATTTGTGGATATGGTAAACAATCACTTTAAGAATGTAAAATAAACCCTAAATCGTCAGAATGATTACTAGCGCTAATTCACACCGACTGCATAAGGACATGTATGAAGAATGCTGACAAGAACGTAAACATTACAGTGCCATTTGGTGGGAGAAGGGTGATTACA is drawn from Macrobrachium nipponense isolate FS-2020 chromosome 47, ASM1510439v2, whole genome shotgun sequence and contains these coding sequences:
- the LOC135204761 gene encoding zinc finger protein OZF-like yields the protein MNPEYSLEFPLKSETEGALSLPSINQENSNMAAFSVTSDGDFLSLDPLMDIKIEPEEFCESNEDDAYSYEMNSTVNEKHPQTCKKEVKQERRNSHNGKKPFRSTDCEKTFYNKINLTNDITNPTREKFICNDCGKAFPRKNSLTRHMRINTGEKPFMCKDCGKAFSRKPHLTHNMRSHTGEKPFMCKECKKAFSQKPHLTIHMRTHTGEKPFVCNECGKAFSKKRDLTRHMRIHTGEKPFMCKECGKAFSQKPHLTIHMRTHTGEKPFMCNECGKAFSEKPDLTRHMRLHTGENHPFICKECGKGFARKPDLTRHMRLHTGEKPYMCKECGKGFSRKSNLTNHMRIHTGEKPFMCNECRKAFSQKSSLTLHMRLHTGEKPFMCNECGKAFSRKSSLTNHMRLHSGEEKETT